The following are encoded in a window of Flavobacteriales bacterium genomic DNA:
- a CDS encoding PorT family protein: protein MRQTLTTIAALCATGAMAQLEIRPHVGMNLQNFTEAPTYSEWKSKAGFQVGGDLMFGSKVHFSAGLQYVLGNVGITSTTTNINGEEVTVEGTVSTGSLRVPLRFGYRFVDPEERPAFNFRLFGGLAASLPIVTEFDQDGVRDVKFNDTQLAITAGAGLDISVFFIDVSYDIGMTPVFDDERIDVDPKANMLQVNAGVRLKLAR from the coding sequence ATGCGCCAGACCCTGACCACCATCGCAGCGCTGTGCGCCACGGGCGCCATGGCGCAACTGGAGATCCGCCCGCACGTGGGCATGAACCTGCAGAATTTCACCGAGGCGCCCACCTATTCGGAATGGAAGTCCAAAGCGGGCTTCCAAGTGGGCGGCGACCTCATGTTCGGTTCCAAGGTGCACTTCTCGGCGGGCCTGCAATACGTGCTGGGCAACGTGGGCATCACCTCCACAACCACCAACATCAATGGTGAGGAGGTCACCGTGGAAGGGACCGTCTCCACCGGCAGCCTGCGTGTGCCCCTGCGCTTCGGTTACCGCTTCGTGGATCCCGAGGAGAGACCCGCCTTCAACTTCCGGCTCTTCGGCGGATTGGCCGCCTCGCTGCCCATCGTCACCGAATTCGACCAGGACGGTGTGCGCGACGTGAAGTTCAATGACACGCAGCTGGCGATCACCGCTGGCGCCGGTCTGGACATCTCGGTGTTCTTCATCGACGTGAGCTACGACATCGGCATGACGCCGGTCTTCGACGACGAGAGGATCGACGTGGACCCCAAGGCGAACATGCTGCAGGTCAATGCAGGTGTGCGCTTGAAACTGGCCCGCTGA